The genomic segment TGTAAGAAAAGTTGACGAGCTCGGCCGTGTGGTTATCCCCAAGGAACTGAGAAACACACTGGGTATTGCAGAGCGGGATCCCCTTGAAATCTATGTAGAGGGCAGCCGTATTATTCTGCAGAAGTATGAGACCAGCTGTGTATTCTGCAGCGAGCGTACCGATGAAATGTTCATGGGCAAGTACGTTTGCGAAGAGTGCCGGGAGAAGTTGGCTGACACCATCGACGACTAATTTTTTGAAACTGAAAAAGTTTTCAAAAAAGCTTGACATTTTAGATCAGACATGATATAATATTAAGCGTTGGTTGAGATCATCCGAATCTCGGATGATCACATGCGTTGTTAGCTCAGCTGGATAGAGTGACTGGCTACGAACCAGTAGGTCGGGGGTTCGAGTCCCTCACAGCGCACCAGACCATCAGATACGGCAGCAGATTTTGCTGCCGTATTTTTTATGCAGACCGGAGGATGGACACTCCGGTCTGTTTTTTTGCATCAGCTCCGTGCCCGGATCTGCGCAATCAGATCCTCTGCAATCCGGCTGACCTGGTCAAAATCCAGAGCGTCAATATAATGGGACTCCAGTCGGTCGTGCACTGTAAGGGCATTGGCAATGGCGCTGGATGCCTCCTCTGCCAGGGCAAGAGCCGCCTTCCGGTCGAAGGTGATCCGCTGCTTTCGCTGGGCAAGCAGTTCTTTGTGGTAGAACCGGGTCATGTGCATGTGGACTGCGTTGGGTGTCTCCTCCTGCCGGATGGGCGTTCGGGCAGAGAATACCAGCTTCAGCTCCGGCAAAAGCACAGCCTCCAGCATAGGCTCCGGAAAGAGCATGTTTTCCGAAGCGATTACATGCAGCCCACGTTTGCATGCCTGAGCCGCCAGCTGCCGCAGCAGGGTATCACTGGCTGTATACAGGGGATCCAGCAGCTCCGTGATCTGATAGTCCGGGGGCAGGGACTGGGTCACATAACCGGAGGCGGTGAGGGCGGAAAGCTGTCGGTAGGAAATGCTGCCGGCGGCGCCCCTGGCTTTTGGCAGTGTCCGCTTGGCAAGTCGTTCTCCGAACCCTGTCAGCTTCTGATGCAAAAGGGCGTGATTCCCCAGCGCTGTCAGATCCTGATGCAGGGCGGTGACTGCCTGCACATACTGCCGGGCACGCTGATGCCACTGTGCGTTTTCATCCGCCGCCTGTCGGACTTCCTCTCCCGCATCCTGCATTTTTTTCTTGTCCAGGCATGCTCCCAGATTCACAAGCTCCTGGGACACCAGAGGATACTTTGCCTCAAACACATGGGGCGCTGTGCCGTCCACGATCACCACGCCCCGATCCTCCAGCACCACTGCATCCAGAGAGCTTTCGTCCGAGGAGCAGTGATACAGGGAAATCGGCTCCCCGTCAAAGGCTGCTGCCACACGCTTCATCAGCGTGGATTTTCCGGTTCCCGGTCCACCCTTGAGTATGTAGGTGTAGAAGCCGGGCTGCTGGATCTGTTCGGAAAATCTGGTGCGGAATCCGCCGGCGGTGACTCCGCCGAGAAAATAAGACTGCTGCATAATGTAAACCTCCCATCGGATATGTTTTATCTTATGCAGAACCGGTTATTTTGTCACTGAACAGTCGGAAAAACCGGTGGATCGATCCGGAGCATAGGGCGCTGATCGGTGCGACATTCCATTCCGCACTTTTCGTAGAATCCGGCTTTGTTCCCATCGCACACCAGGATCTTCCGGTAGATGTGGGCGTATTTGTCCAGCATCCGGCACGCCATTTCCTTGCCAATGCCCGCCCCCTGATACTTGGGATCGATCAGCAGATAGGGGAAGAATACGTTCATGCTGCCGTCGGATATGGCAGTCATCAGTCCTGCCAGCTGTGTGTCATCCCATACTGTCAGCAGGGACTGGGCGTTGGCAATCCCATGCACCAGCGCCTGGGGATACTGGGCGGATTCCCAGTTGACAGCGGCAAAAAGCTGCTGGATCTGTTCTGCTGCCGGCATTTTCTCAAACGTGTACTCCATTCCGTTCTCCTTTCTTTGTGGCTGCTGCCTGCTTCTGTCTTAGTATATCCCGTTTCTGCATGTCTTATGCCCGCAGTTGCATCTTTTGCCGGTTTGTGCTACAATAAGCAAAGGCAATATCACCCAAAGTATGATGCAAGAAAGTGAGGGCAATCAACATGCGTGCAGTGATTCAGCGTGTACAGCATGCAAGCGTGAGTGTGGATGGAACCGTGCGTGGCGCCATCGGGAAAGGCTATCTGGTGCTGCTGGGGGTCGGTGCAGAGGATGACGAAAGTCATATGCGGAAGGTGGCGGATAAGATGCTCCAGCTGCGAATTTTTGAGGACGAAAACGGGAAGATCAACCGCTCCCTGGATCAGGTGCATGGAGAATTACTGGTGATCTCCCAGTTTACTTTGTATGCGGACTGCCGGAAGGGCAACCGGCCGAACTTCCTCCAGGCAGCCAAACCGGAACTGGCAGAGCAGTTGTATGAAGCCTTTCTGGCGTACTGCCGCAGCCGGGTGGAAAAAGTGGAATCCGGCGTATTCGGGGCGGATATGAAGGTATCCCTTTGCAATGACGGTCCATTCACCATTGTGCTGGATTCGAATAATTAAGCCCCATAGGTCCATACTCACACTGAGGTGATGGTATGGATTTGGAAAAGATCCGCCGCCGGATGCTTTGGGTGGGTGTGATACTGCTGCTGTTGTATGCAGGGCTGTATATCCGTCTGGCACTGGTGCAGCGGGATCCAAAGGTGCAGACAGCCGCCGGACGGCAGGGTACGTATACCCTCCGGGTGGGCAGTACCTATGGGAATATTTACGACCGGAATCTGGAGCCGCTGACCAACCGGGATACGGAATACCTGGCGGCAGTGATCCCCACGGATCAGACTGCTGCCGTTCTGAAGGGGCATGTGCCGGAGGGGTATGACCTGGCGGAACAGCTCCGGGCGGGGAAGCCCTTTGTGTGTCCGGTGGATTCGGAGGAGATATCCGGTGAGGATGTGCTTGTATTTTCTGTGCCGGTGCGGTACGGGGAAAGCCGCCTTGCCCAGCATCTGATGGGATATGCCCTGGAAGGGGAGGGGGTATGCGGACTGGAGTCTGCATACCAGCAGCTGCTTCGGCAGGATACCGGCACCAACCAGGTGGTGTATCAGGTGAACGGACAAGGTGAGCTGCTTGCAGGAAGTCCTGCGAAGGTGACGCCGGCAGAGCCGGTGAAAACCGGGGTGGTGACCACCCTGGACAGGGATATTCAGCAGATATGCGAGGATGCGGCGCAGCAGATGGAGCGGGGCGCTGTGGTGGTAATGGATGTACACAGCGGGGATATCCTCGCCATGGTAAGCAGACCGGATTTTGACCCGGCAGCGTTAGGGGAAGCCCTTCGGTCAGAAGGTTCCCCTTTTGTAAACCGTGCGCTGAACGCATACAGCGTTGGCTCTATTTTCAAGCTCGCCATTGCTGCTTCTGCGATCCAGAATGGTATTTCTCCGGGCTACAGCTATCAGTGTACCGGCATGACCCAGATCTATGGTCAGATATTTCGCTGTCATCGGCATAGCGGCCACGGTATTCAGAATATGATCGATGCCACCGCCAATTCCTGCAACACCTATTTTATTTCCCTGGTGCAGCAGCTGTCGGTGAAGCAGATGCTGGAAACAGTATCCGCCCTGGGCTTCGGCAGGGAGACCATCCTCTGCTCCTCCCTGGTATCTGCTCCGGGACAGGTACAGACTGCTCGTCAGCTTTCTGTTCCGGCGGAGCTTGCAAATTTCTCCTTTGGTCAGGGGAAGCTGACCGCCACCCCGCTGCAGATCTGCATGATGACCTGTGCCATTGCCGGGGATGGCTCTCTGCCGGTGGCAAGACTGGTGCAGGGCTGGACAGCGGATGGAGAAACCTGCACCCAGCTGAACGGGGAGCGTCGGGGGCTGGCATTGCCGGCGGATACTGCCCGACAGGTGCGGCTTCTGATGGAGGCGGCAGTGGACGGCAATCCGGATTCCCTTGCCCGGCCGGACAATACCCGGGCGGCGGGAAAGACCTCTACTGCCCAGACCGGTCAGTATGATGCAGACGGGGTGGAATGCTGTCACGCCTGGATCACCGGGTATTTTCCCTTAAAGACGCCGGAGTATGCAGTAACGGTCTTTGTGGAAAACGGGGGCAGCGGTAATACGGCGGCGGCACCGATTTTTCGCCGGATCGCAGAGGGGATTACGGAAAATATCACAAAAAACGGTTGACATTTTCGTCGGTTTATACTATAATAATTTTGGCGTTGACAGGATTGACTGTTCCGGATCCTTTCAGAGAGAAAGCGGTTGGTGTGAGCTTTTAGTGTACGGACGGGTGCTCCCCTTGAGCCGGTCTGCGAAAGCGGAACGTATGCGCTGCGTTAAAGCGAACGAGGAAAGCATGACCTATGCTTTTGAATTTGGGTGGTACCACGAACGCCTTCGTCCCATTGCGGTGACGGAGGTGTTTTTTCTGTATGGAGGTGAAGCTATGGCGAAGGAGAAGGAAAGCTGTGCCAAGGCTTTGGGATGTAACCCCATCGTGTACGGGATCAGTGCCGGCAACATTGTGGCAGCGATTTTATCCGCCATGCACTGGCATTCCCTGTTCTGGGCCATCGTGAACGGCTTTTTCGGCTGGGTTTATGTGATCTATTTTGTCATCAAATATACATAAAGGAGTAATGAAGCAATGCAGTGGCAAGGACTGAACGAATTACGTGAAAAATTTCTCTCATTCTTTGAGAGTAAGGGGCATACCCGGATGGACAGTGCGTCCCTGATCCCCCAGGGGGACAACAGTCTCCTTCTGATCAATTCCGGCATGGCACCGTTGAAGAAATACTTCCTGGGGCAGGCGACACCTCCCAATGTGCGTGTGACCACCTGTCAGAAGTGTATTCGTACCCCGGATATTGAACGTGTGGGCAAGACTGCCCGTCACGGTACCTACTTTGAAATGCTGGGGAACTTCTCCTTTGGGGATTACTTCAAAACTGAAGCCATTGAGTGGGCATGGGAGTTTTTCACCAAGGTGCTGGAGCTGCCGGTGGACAAGCTGTACGTTTCCGTATACGAACAGGACGATGAGGCTTACGACATCTGGATCAAGCACATCGGCGTTGCGCCGGATCATATGACCCGACTGGGCAAGGAGGATAACTTCTGGGAGCATGGCTCCGGTCCCTGCGGTCCCTGCTCTGAAATCTACTTTGACCGGGGTCCGGAAAAGGGCTGCGGTTCTCCCGATTGTAAGGTGGGCTGCGAATGTGACCGGTTTGTTGAGGTATGGAATCTGGTATTCAGCCAGTTCAACAGCGACGGCAAGGGGCACTACGCAGAAATGGAGCACAAGAACATCGACACCGGCATGGGTCTGGAGCGTCTGGCATGCGTGATGCAGGGCGTGGACAACCTGTTTGAGGTGGATACGGTGCAGAATATTATGCAGCACATTTGCCGCATTGCCGGGATCACCTACAAGGAGGATCCGAAAAAGGATGTTTCTCTCCGTGTCATCACCGACCATGTGCGCAGTACTACCTTTATGGTGGGGGACGGTGTGACTCCTGCAAACGAAGGCAGAGGCTATGTGCTCAAGCGACTGCTGCGGCGGGCTGCACGGCATGGAAAGATGCTGGGCATCCAGGAGCCCTTCCTGTATCAGGTCGCAGAGACCGTCATTCACGAGAATGAGAATGCGTATCCGGAGCTGGCAGAAAAGAAGGATCTGATCTGCAAGATCATCCGTCACGAGGAAGAAAGCTTTGCCAAGACCATCGACAAGGGCACGGAGCTGCTGAACATGTTCCTGGATCGGGTCAGCTCCGACAGCCTGTCCATGCTTTCCGGTGCAGACGCATTCAAGCTCAGCGACACCTATGGCTTCCCTCTGGATCTGACCATGGAGATCGCAGCAGAGCGGGGCATCAAGGTGGACGAGGACAAGTTCCGGGAGCTGATGGAGCAGCAGAAGTCCATGGCACGGGCGGATCGTGCATCCAAGGTCAAGACCTCCTGGAGCAACGAGAGCATTGCGGATATCTCCGCACCCAAGACGGAATTTGTGGGCTACACCCAGATGTCCTGCGGCGCAAAGATCCTGGGAATCTTTGCGGACGGCAAGCAGGTGGACAGCATCCGTGAAGGGGATGTGGCGGCTCTGATCCTGGATCGTACCCCCTTCTATGCAGAAAGCGGCGGACAGGTTGCGGATACCGGTGAGATTGTGGGCAACGGTGCATTTGCGGTTGCAGACGTGAAAAAGCTGGAAAGCGGTCACTTCATGCACATGGGTTCTCTGGAGGACGGCATCCTGAAGGTAGGGGATGAGGTGTCTGCCCAGATCGATGCGGATCGGCGTATGTCCATCATGCGGAACCATACAGCAGCACATCTGCTGCAGGCAGCCCTTCGCCAGGTGTTGGGAGATCATGTACACCAGGCAGGTCAGCTGGTCAATGCGGAGCACTGCCGGTTTGACTTCTCCCACTTCAACGCTATGACGTCTGAGGAGCTGCAGGCAGTGGAGGATCTGGTAAACCGGAAGATTTTCGAGGCACTGCCCATCACCATGCAGGAAATGCCCATTGAGGAAGCAAGAAAGCTGGGGGCAATGGCACTGTTCGGTGAAAAGTACGGCAATATTGTCCGGGTTGTCAGCATGGAGGGCTTCTCTACGGAGTTCTGCGGCGGTACCCATCTGGACAACACCTCCCGGGTGGGTCTGTTCAAGATCCTTTCCGAAAGCTCTGTAGCAGCCGGAGTGCGCCGGATCGAGGCAGTCACCGGTACCGGCGTGCTGAAGTCCTATCAGGAAATGCAGCAGCGTCTGCATTTTGCAGCCAGTGCGCTGAAGCTGGGGAATCCCCTGGAGCTGGTTGAGCGCTGCACAGCTATGATCGCAGAGCTGAAGGAGAAGGAGCATCAGATCGATGCGTTGAACATGAAGATCGCAGACAGTCAGATTTCCGGTCTGTTTGAGAATGCAAAGGAAATCTCCGGCGTGCGTGTGATTTCCGCATTCTTCAACGGCACCGGGGCAGACATGCTCCGGCAGATGGGCGACCAGGTGAAGGATCGGCTGGACGGTAACATTGTGGCTGTATTCGCCGGCATGAACGGGGAGAAGGGCACCTTCTACTGTGTCTGCGGCAAGGAAGCGGTCAAGAAGGGCGCTCACGCAGGCAAGATCGTACAGCGTGTATCTGCCATTACCGGCGGCAAGGGCGGCGGACGTCCGGACAGCGCAATGGCGGGCATCGGCAAACAGTATATGGTGGATGAAGCATTGGCTGCTCTGGACGCCATCGTCGGCGAGATGCTGGGCAGCGCAGCAAATTAAACAGGAGGGATTTGCATCATGGATTGCTTATTTTGTAACATCATTGCCGGGAACGTTCCCAGCACGAAGATCTATGAGGATGACCAGATGTATGTGTTCAAGGATATTGCGCCTATTGCACCGGTACACTATCTGATGATCCCCAAGCAGCATATTTCCGGGGTCAGTGCCCTGACGGAGGAGAATGCTGCGGTAGTGGCACATATTTTTGCAGTGGCCGCAAAGCTTGCAAAGGAAGCCGGTCTGGACAAGGGCTTCCGGATCGTGACCAACTGCGGTGACGATGCGGGGCAGACTGTACATCATTTGCATTTCCATCTGCTGGGCGGTAAGCAGATGGGCTGGAGTGCGGAGAGTGGCGTATGAAACAGACTTATACATTAAATGTGGCAGGGCTGCAGCGTGAGCTGCCCCTTTGCCCCATCAGCAAAACCATGGATATTGCCGCATTCATTATGCTGTCGGACGTGGAACTGACAGTGGCATGCGCTAAGGAGCTGGCAGCCAGACTGCCGGAGGTGGATGTGCTGCTGACCGCTGAGTGCAAGGGCATTCCCCTTGCCTACGAAATGGCTCGGCAGATGGGTATTCCCTATGTAGCAGCCAGAAAATCCGTAAAGCTGTACATGAAGAACCCCATTTGCGTTACGGTGCAGTCCATTACCACTGCCAATGAGCAGAAGCTGTACATTGACGAGGACGCTGTTGGATTGCTCCGGGGCAAACGGGTTGCGATCGTGGATGATGTAATCTCAGTACCGGGGAATCCCTTACCGCATTGGTGAAGCTGGTAGAGGCTGCCGGAGGCAATCTGACGGCACAGTGCGCCGTACTGGCGGAAGGAGACGCTGCAAAGCGGGATGATATTCTCTTTCTGGCACCTCTGCCTCTGTTTCCCCATCCGGAGGCGTGACCCGGAAAGCGGTTTCCATCGGACTGCCCTATTTGCTGGGATTATTCCTGTGTGATCGGCTTTCCGTCTGTTGGTATGGCTTTCTGGGCATCCTGCCCCTGCTGCTGTTTCTGTGGCTGGGATGCAGGTTCCGTCTAAAGCGGCTGTTGTTGTGCGGCATTAGCTTTGTGTTTGCATGCTGTCTGTACTGCGGTTACATGTATCGGGTTCGGGATCCTCTGCTTGCCTA from the Ruminococcus champanellensis 18P13 = JCM 17042 genome contains:
- a CDS encoding histidine triad nucleotide-binding protein, with the translated sequence MDCLFCNIIAGNVPSTKIYEDDQMYVFKDIAPIAPVHYLMIPKQHISGVSALTEENAAVVAHIFAVAAKLAKEAGLDKGFRIVTNCGDDAGQTVHHLHFHLLGGKQMGWSAESGV
- a CDS encoding GNAT family N-acetyltransferase — protein: MEYTFEKMPAAEQIQQLFAAVNWESAQYPQALVHGIANAQSLLTVWDDTQLAGLMTAISDGSMNVFFPYLLIDPKYQGAGIGKEMACRMLDKYAHIYRKILVCDGNKAGFYEKCGMECRTDQRPMLRIDPPVFPTVQ
- a CDS encoding ATP synthase alpha/beta family, nucleotide-binding domain, which translates into the protein MQQSYFLGGVTAGGFRTRFSEQIQQPGFYTYILKGGPGTGKSTLMKRVAAAFDGEPISLYHCSSDESSLDAVVLEDRGVVIVDGTAPHVFEAKYPLVSQELVNLGACLDKKKMQDAGEEVRQAADENAQWHQRARQYVQAVTALHQDLTALGNHALLHQKLTGFGERLAKRTLPKARGAAGSISYRQLSALTASGYVTQSLPPDYQITELLDPLYTASDTLLRQLAAQACKRGLHVIASENMLFPEPMLEAVLLPELKLVFSARTPIRQEETPNAVHMHMTRFYHKELLAQRKQRITFDRKAALALAEEASSAIANALTVHDRLESHYIDALDFDQVSRIAEDLIAQIRARS
- the alaS gene encoding alanine--tRNA ligase, which produces MQWQGLNELREKFLSFFESKGHTRMDSASLIPQGDNSLLLINSGMAPLKKYFLGQATPPNVRVTTCQKCIRTPDIERVGKTARHGTYFEMLGNFSFGDYFKTEAIEWAWEFFTKVLELPVDKLYVSVYEQDDEAYDIWIKHIGVAPDHMTRLGKEDNFWEHGSGPCGPCSEIYFDRGPEKGCGSPDCKVGCECDRFVEVWNLVFSQFNSDGKGHYAEMEHKNIDTGMGLERLACVMQGVDNLFEVDTVQNIMQHICRIAGITYKEDPKKDVSLRVITDHVRSTTFMVGDGVTPANEGRGYVLKRLLRRAARHGKMLGIQEPFLYQVAETVIHENENAYPELAEKKDLICKIIRHEEESFAKTIDKGTELLNMFLDRVSSDSLSMLSGADAFKLSDTYGFPLDLTMEIAAERGIKVDEDKFRELMEQQKSMARADRASKVKTSWSNESIADISAPKTEFVGYTQMSCGAKILGIFADGKQVDSIREGDVAALILDRTPFYAESGGQVADTGEIVGNGAFAVADVKKLESGHFMHMGSLEDGILKVGDEVSAQIDADRRMSIMRNHTAAHLLQAALRQVLGDHVHQAGQLVNAEHCRFDFSHFNAMTSEELQAVEDLVNRKIFEALPITMQEMPIEEARKLGAMALFGEKYGNIVRVVSMEGFSTEFCGGTHLDNTSRVGLFKILSESSVAAGVRRIEAVTGTGVLKSYQEMQQRLHFAASALKLGNPLELVERCTAMIAELKEKEHQIDALNMKIADSQISGLFENAKEISGVRVISAFFNGTGADMLRQMGDQVKDRLDGNIVAVFAGMNGEKGTFYCVCGKEAVKKGAHAGKIVQRVSAITGGKGGGRPDSAMAGIGKQYMVDEALAALDAIVGEMLGSAAN
- the dtd gene encoding D-aminoacyl-tRNA deacylase, producing MRAVIQRVQHASVSVDGTVRGAIGKGYLVLLGVGAEDDESHMRKVADKMLQLRIFEDENGKINRSLDQVHGELLVISQFTLYADCRKGNRPNFLQAAKPELAEQLYEAFLAYCRSRVEKVESGVFGADMKVSLCNDGPFTIVLDSNN
- a CDS encoding AbrB/MazE/SpoVT family DNA-binding domain-containing protein, whose translation is MKSTGIVRKVDELGRVVIPKELRNTLGIAERDPLEIYVEGSRIILQKYETSCVFCSERTDEMFMGKYVCEECREKLADTIDD
- a CDS encoding peptidoglycan D,D-transpeptidase FtsI family protein — its product is MDLEKIRRRMLWVGVILLLLYAGLYIRLALVQRDPKVQTAAGRQGTYTLRVGSTYGNIYDRNLEPLTNRDTEYLAAVIPTDQTAAVLKGHVPEGYDLAEQLRAGKPFVCPVDSEEISGEDVLVFSVPVRYGESRLAQHLMGYALEGEGVCGLESAYQQLLRQDTGTNQVVYQVNGQGELLAGSPAKVTPAEPVKTGVVTTLDRDIQQICEDAAQQMERGAVVVMDVHSGDILAMVSRPDFDPAALGEALRSEGSPFVNRALNAYSVGSIFKLAIAASAIQNGISPGYSYQCTGMTQIYGQIFRCHRHSGHGIQNMIDATANSCNTYFISLVQQLSVKQMLETVSALGFGRETILCSSLVSAPGQVQTARQLSVPAELANFSFGQGKLTATPLQICMMTCAIAGDGSLPVARLVQGWTADGETCTQLNGERRGLALPADTARQVRLLMEAAVDGNPDSLARPDNTRAAGKTSTAQTGQYDADGVECCHAWITGYFPLKTPEYAVTVFVENGGSGNTAAAPIFRRIAEGITENITKNG